One Scyliorhinus canicula chromosome 14, sScyCan1.1, whole genome shotgun sequence genomic region harbors:
- the rpl21 gene encoding 60S ribosomal protein L21 has product MTNTRGKRRGTRYMFARPFRKHGPVPLSTYFRIYRKGDIVDIKGTGTVQKGMPHKCYHGKTGRIYNVTQHAVGIIINKQVKGKILAKRINVRIEHIKHSKSRDSFLQRVKANEEAKREAKEKGTWVELKRQPAEPRKAHFVRTKSNKPQLLEPIPYEFMA; this is encoded by the exons ATGACGAACACCAGGGGCAAGAGGAGGGGGACTCGATACATGTTTGCAAGGCCCTTCAGGAAGCATG gACCCGTTCCTCTCTCTACTTATTTCCGTATCTACAGGAAAGGCGATATTGTTGACATTAAG GGTACAGGCACTGTACAAAAGGGTATGCCTCACAAATGTTACCATGGCAAGACTGGAAGAATTTATAATGTTACACAGCATGCTGTAGGCATTATCATCAACAAACAAGTCAA GGGCAAGATCCTCGCCAAAAGAATTAATGTGCGTATTGAGCACATCAAGCATTCAAAAAGCAGGGACAGCTTTCTGCAGCGTGTGAAAGCAAATGAAGAAGCAAAGAGAGAAGCTAAGGAAAAGGGGACTTGGGTTGAGCTGAAACGCCAG CCTGCTGAGCCCAGAAAGGCACACTTCGTACGAACCAAGTCAAACAAGCCGCAGTTGCTGGAACCAATTCCGTATGAGTTCATGGCATAA